A DNA window from Geovibrio ferrireducens contains the following coding sequences:
- a CDS encoding aldo/keto reductase: protein MQYRTMPKSGDELSALGFGCMRLPMKNGRVDEERAISQIRSAIDRGVNYVDTAWPYHGGESEIVLGKALKDGYREKVKLATKLPSWLLESRADMDKYLNAQLDKLGTDKIDYYLVHTLNGTLWKTVKDLGVREFLDQAKKDGRIVNAGFSFHGQGADFAPIVDSYDWDFCMIQYNFLDQEFQAGTAGLKYAASKGLGLIVMEPLRGGYLAATPPAEIQQIWDEADTKRSHVDWSLRWIWSHPEVKVIISGMNEETHIDENIASACGSFPDSLSEKELNIIDRVGKKYKELMKVGCTGCGYCMPCPVGVDIPGAFNCYNLAFLTGMEGASFHYILGLSGIMAEGQKGYASMCVSCGECIDKCPQFIPIPDVLKEVAAEFEGEGFEERSAGVIKMFVDSLKR from the coding sequence ATGCAGTACAGAACAATGCCGAAATCGGGCGATGAGCTTTCTGCTCTCGGCTTCGGGTGTATGCGTCTGCCGATGAAGAACGGCAGAGTGGATGAGGAAAGAGCCATCAGCCAGATACGCAGTGCCATAGACAGAGGAGTGAACTACGTGGACACCGCATGGCCTTATCACGGCGGTGAGAGCGAAATTGTCCTTGGAAAAGCCCTTAAAGACGGATACCGTGAAAAGGTGAAGCTGGCGACCAAGCTTCCCTCATGGCTGCTTGAGAGCAGAGCGGATATGGACAAGTATCTTAATGCCCAGCTTGATAAACTCGGCACTGATAAAATAGATTATTACCTTGTTCATACCCTGAACGGAACACTGTGGAAAACAGTGAAGGATCTCGGAGTAAGGGAGTTTCTGGATCAGGCAAAAAAAGACGGCCGTATTGTGAATGCAGGCTTCTCTTTCCATGGTCAGGGGGCGGATTTCGCTCCGATAGTTGACAGCTATGACTGGGATTTCTGCATGATACAGTACAACTTTCTCGATCAGGAATTTCAGGCGGGCACAGCAGGTCTCAAATACGCTGCCTCAAAAGGTCTGGGGCTTATCGTCATGGAACCTCTCCGGGGCGGCTATCTCGCTGCCACTCCTCCCGCTGAGATTCAGCAGATATGGGACGAGGCGGACACAAAGCGCAGCCATGTGGACTGGTCACTCCGCTGGATATGGAGCCACCCGGAGGTAAAGGTTATAATCTCCGGCATGAATGAGGAGACTCACATAGACGAGAATATCGCCTCCGCCTGCGGCTCATTTCCGGATTCGCTTAGTGAAAAAGAACTTAATATAATAGACCGTGTCGGTAAGAAGTATAAGGAGCTTATGAAAGTTGGCTGCACAGGCTGCGGCTACTGTATGCCGTGTCCTGTCGGTGTGGATATTCCGGGAGCTTTTAACTGCTACAACCTCGCCTTCCTTACCGGGATGGAAGGTGCAAGCTTCCATTACATTCTCGGCCTCAGCGGCATTATGGCGGAAGGGCAAAAGGGGTATGCATCAATGTGCGTTTCCTGCGGGGAATGCATTGACAAATGTCCGCAGTTCATACCCATTCCCGATGTGCTTAAGGAAGTTGCCGCAGAGTTTGAGGGCGAGGGATTTGAGGAGCGCTCGGCAGGAGTGATAAAAATGTTTGTGGACAGCCTTAAAAGATAA
- a CDS encoding caspase family protein, whose protein sequence is MPRKAIIIGNDYYTHAPCLHGCVNDAISMASLLERNADGTRNFDVRLEISNNCDNHLTKVYLQSCIDDVFAGEPSVALFYFSGHAAKTQVGGFLSSSEIKSGDDGVPMTYLLHSASNSKARNKIIILDCCYAGIAGETPFIDGSILPTGITILAAATREQYSMEKHGSGVFTKLFVDALSGSAANLFGEITMGSVYAHIDKSLGAWDQRPVFKTNVSEFVWLRKSVANVSHDDLRRMYQLFSDKSLMIELDPDFEPTKNQAIFKGPDEGNKNKEEIFKLLQKLNRLNLIVPEGADHMYFAAMESKSCRLTTLGEFYWDLVDKKLI, encoded by the coding sequence ATGCCAAGAAAAGCAATTATAATTGGAAATGACTACTATACACACGCTCCATGTTTGCATGGATGTGTCAACGATGCAATTTCAATGGCATCTCTACTTGAAAGAAACGCAGATGGTACACGCAATTTCGATGTACGTCTTGAGATAAGTAACAATTGTGACAACCATTTAACTAAAGTATATTTGCAATCATGTATTGATGATGTGTTTGCAGGGGAACCAAGTGTTGCTTTATTCTACTTTTCTGGTCATGCTGCCAAAACTCAAGTAGGGGGCTTTTTATCTTCATCAGAAATTAAAAGCGGTGATGATGGCGTTCCCATGACCTATTTGTTGCACTCTGCATCTAATTCGAAAGCTAGGAATAAGATAATAATATTAGATTGTTGCTATGCAGGGATAGCAGGTGAAACCCCATTTATTGATGGGTCAATTCTTCCAACAGGTATTACAATTCTTGCTGCTGCAACCAGAGAACAGTATTCTATGGAAAAGCACGGTTCAGGTGTTTTTACAAAACTATTTGTTGATGCATTATCAGGAAGTGCGGCTAATCTCTTTGGTGAAATAACTATGGGTTCAGTGTACGCACACATTGATAAATCATTGGGGGCATGGGATCAGCGTCCTGTGTTCAAAACTAATGTAAGTGAATTTGTATGGCTAAGAAAATCTGTTGCTAATGTAAGTCATGATGATTTGAGAAGAATGTACCAGCTTTTTTCCGATAAAAGTCTAATGATTGAACTTGATCCTGATTTCGAACCTACAAAAAATCAAGCTATTTTCAAAGGTCCAGATGAGGGAAATAAAAACAAAGAAGAAATATTTAAATTACTCCAAAAATTGAATAGACTTAACTTAATTGTACCAGAAGGGGCGGATCATATGTACTTTGCTGCAATGGAAAGTAAATCTTGTCGTTTAACAACATTAGGAGAATTTTATTGGGATTTAGTAGATAAGAAGCTAATCTAA
- a CDS encoding HD-GYP domain-containing protein: MVRNLLIRVSDLKPGMIVTKTDKEGIYFPYYGAPIENDEPIKLLIESGVERVFIRVDVNDLPAEKKPERESVIITELQKQTDPNIDFSIIKEFAPTIEEVIKAETIHKRTKEVTKKVLTDVRMGKTLDTSATKEVVNELVLTCLNSPNVFPNMTRLKDFDDYTFTHSLNVSIISIAIGRRLGKSPSELNLIGTAGIMHDLGKMKIPEKILNKPDKLTDEEFRIMKQHPVRGYDLLKYYSKLPEDVLLSVLQHHEKADGSGYPGGINEKQINPMAKIIAIADVYDAVTSDRVYHQGKSPAEALKLIFEGSGKHFNETLVKFFINIMGIYPVGTLTMLDTHEMAVVFDSRQDDILKPVVIVISNEKGTRVQPYLLDLKNQDSSTSTKKIISSIKSDSYGVDTNGIIESFVKEHKLAHPLNK; encoded by the coding sequence ATGGTCAGGAATCTGCTCATAAGAGTTTCAGATTTAAAACCGGGCATGATCGTAACTAAAACAGATAAGGAAGGGATCTACTTTCCTTATTACGGGGCACCCATAGAAAATGATGAACCCATAAAGCTCCTGATCGAATCAGGTGTGGAGAGGGTCTTCATACGTGTTGATGTTAATGATCTGCCCGCCGAAAAAAAGCCTGAGCGTGAAAGCGTTATCATCACCGAGCTGCAAAAGCAGACCGATCCCAACATTGATTTCAGCATTATCAAAGAGTTTGCCCCTACAATAGAAGAGGTTATAAAAGCCGAAACCATACATAAAAGAACAAAAGAGGTCACGAAAAAAGTCCTCACAGATGTGCGGATGGGTAAAACGCTGGACACGTCAGCAACAAAAGAGGTAGTGAACGAGCTTGTGCTTACCTGCCTGAACAGCCCGAATGTTTTCCCTAATATGACAAGGCTTAAGGACTTTGATGACTACACATTCACCCACTCGCTCAATGTAAGCATAATAAGCATAGCCATAGGCCGCAGACTGGGGAAATCGCCTTCCGAGCTTAATCTGATAGGCACAGCGGGGATTATGCATGATCTGGGCAAAATGAAAATCCCCGAAAAGATACTCAACAAGCCGGACAAGCTCACGGACGAAGAGTTCCGCATTATGAAACAGCACCCCGTGCGCGGTTATGATCTGCTTAAATACTATTCCAAGCTGCCGGAAGATGTTCTGCTTTCGGTTTTGCAGCACCATGAAAAAGCGGACGGTTCAGGCTATCCCGGCGGAATAAATGAAAAACAGATTAACCCGATGGCAAAAATAATCGCAATTGCCGATGTTTACGATGCTGTCACCAGTGACAGGGTGTATCATCAGGGCAAATCACCCGCAGAAGCCCTCAAGCTTATTTTTGAAGGTTCGGGCAAGCACTTTAACGAAACTCTGGTCAAATTCTTCATAAATATCATGGGCATATACCCTGTAGGCACACTTACAATGCTTGATACCCATGAAATGGCCGTAGTTTTTGACAGCAGGCAGGATGATATATTAAAACCTGTGGTGATTGTGATCAGCAATGAAAAAGGAACTCGTGTTCAGCCTTATCTTCTGGATCTGAAAAATCAGGACAGCAGCACTTCAACTAAAAAGATTATTTCATCAATAAAAAGCGACAGCTACGGCGTGGACACGAACGGAATAATTGAATCGTTCGTAAAGGAACATAAACTCGCCCACCCCCTGAACAAATAG
- the hypD gene encoding trans-4-hydroxy-L-proline dehydratase produces the protein MTDRIKRLREESLDAVPTISSERGVLLTEFFKSGEADGLSVPVQRAKAFHYIMANKELYFQDGELIVGERGPAPKATPTYPEVCIHSKEDFDILHSRPKVSFKVDEQNRKLHDDIVFPFWSGKSHREKVLEHMTDEWMNAYEAGVFTEFQEQRAPGHTVLGKKIFRTGLNGLKEEVRQAIKELDFFNDPEAFNKNEELKAMLIAADAVINFAERNAQALKEMADKEKDPKRKLELQEMSVVCSKVPANAPENFWEALQLYWFVHIGVITETNPWDAFNPGRLDQHLYPFYKADIESGKLTEEGAKELLHSFWIKFNNHPAPPKVGITAKESNTYTDFALINLGGVKEDGSDGVNELSYVLLDVIEEMRLLQPSSMVQISKKTPDRFLKRALHIIKTGFGQPSIFNTDAIIQELMRQGKDIVDARNGGASGCVESGAFGTEAYILSGYFNLSKILELTIYGGYDKYTQKQIGLDIPADFKSFEDLMEAYKKQLNYFIDIKIRGNIVIERLFAEYIPVPFLSILTEDCIKNGMDYNDGGARYNTTYIQGVGLGSVTDSLASLKYNVYDQQIISLDEMKKALDADFAGYDELRAQFLENTPKYGNDDDYADDLMRMVFEIFFESVNGRPNTRGGVHRINLLPTTSHVYFGSVIGALPDGRRKGIPLSEGISPVQGADRHGPTAVIKSASKIDHLRTGGTLLNQRFAKEFMYTEEGIDNVCRLVRSYFRMDGHHIQFNVVDEKILREAQTKPENYRDLIVRVAGYSDYFVDITDELQEEIIRRTEHQH, from the coding sequence ATGACTGACAGGATTAAAAGACTCCGCGAAGAGAGCCTTGACGCAGTCCCCACTATTTCTTCTGAAAGGGGAGTTTTGTTAACAGAGTTTTTTAAAAGCGGTGAGGCGGACGGTCTGTCTGTTCCTGTTCAGCGAGCGAAAGCCTTCCACTACATAATGGCAAACAAGGAGCTTTACTTTCAGGACGGCGAACTCATAGTCGGCGAAAGAGGCCCAGCACCCAAGGCTACACCCACCTACCCTGAGGTGTGCATACATTCCAAAGAGGATTTTGACATCCTTCACTCAAGACCGAAGGTCTCCTTCAAAGTTGATGAGCAAAACAGAAAACTCCACGATGATATTGTCTTCCCGTTCTGGTCGGGCAAATCTCACAGGGAGAAAGTTCTTGAGCACATGACAGATGAATGGATGAATGCCTATGAAGCCGGTGTTTTTACTGAGTTTCAGGAACAGAGAGCGCCCGGACATACGGTTCTCGGCAAAAAAATATTCAGAACAGGGCTTAACGGACTGAAAGAGGAAGTCAGACAGGCTATTAAAGAGCTCGACTTCTTTAACGATCCCGAAGCCTTCAATAAAAATGAAGAACTCAAGGCAATGCTCATCGCCGCAGATGCTGTCATAAACTTCGCTGAGCGCAATGCTCAGGCACTGAAAGAGATGGCAGATAAGGAAAAAGACCCCAAACGCAAGCTTGAGCTTCAGGAAATGAGCGTGGTCTGCTCCAAAGTTCCCGCAAACGCTCCGGAAAACTTCTGGGAGGCATTGCAGCTTTACTGGTTCGTGCATATCGGTGTAATAACCGAAACCAACCCATGGGATGCCTTTAACCCCGGCAGGCTTGACCAGCATCTTTATCCCTTCTACAAAGCGGATATAGAATCAGGCAAACTCACGGAGGAAGGCGCCAAGGAACTGCTCCACTCATTCTGGATCAAGTTCAACAACCACCCTGCCCCCCCGAAAGTGGGCATAACAGCCAAGGAATCCAACACCTACACAGACTTCGCCCTCATTAATTTGGGCGGCGTAAAAGAGGACGGCTCCGACGGAGTTAACGAACTCTCATACGTGCTCCTTGATGTTATTGAGGAGATGAGGCTTCTCCAGCCCAGCTCAATGGTGCAGATCTCCAAAAAAACACCTGACAGATTCCTGAAAAGGGCTCTGCATATCATAAAAACAGGCTTCGGCCAGCCCTCCATATTCAACACGGATGCGATCATTCAGGAGCTTATGCGTCAGGGGAAAGATATAGTTGATGCCAGAAACGGCGGCGCATCAGGCTGCGTTGAATCGGGCGCATTCGGGACGGAAGCATACATCCTCTCCGGCTATTTCAACCTGTCCAAAATACTTGAGCTCACCATCTACGGCGGGTATGACAAATATACTCAGAAACAGATCGGGCTTGATATTCCTGCTGACTTCAAATCCTTTGAAGATCTCATGGAAGCCTATAAAAAGCAGCTTAACTACTTCATAGACATCAAAATACGCGGCAATATAGTTATTGAGCGTCTTTTTGCCGAATACATCCCCGTGCCTTTCCTCTCCATACTCACTGAGGACTGCATCAAAAACGGCATGGATTACAATGACGGCGGCGCAAGGTACAACACCACATATATTCAGGGTGTGGGTCTCGGTTCTGTGACAGACTCCCTCGCATCGCTGAAATATAATGTTTACGATCAGCAGATAATCAGCCTTGATGAAATGAAAAAGGCTCTGGACGCAGACTTCGCAGGATATGACGAACTGCGTGCCCAGTTCCTTGAAAATACGCCCAAATACGGCAATGACGATGACTATGCAGATGATCTGATGCGCATGGTTTTTGAAATCTTTTTTGAATCAGTAAACGGCAGACCGAACACAAGGGGCGGAGTGCACAGAATCAACCTTCTGCCCACCACCTCTCACGTGTATTTCGGCAGCGTTATAGGCGCACTGCCGGACGGACGAAGGAAAGGCATTCCCCTTTCGGAAGGCATATCCCCGGTTCAGGGTGCGGACAGACACGGACCCACGGCTGTTATAAAATCAGCCTCCAAAATCGACCACCTGCGCACAGGCGGCACTCTGCTTAATCAGAGATTCGCTAAGGAATTTATGTACACTGAGGAAGGCATAGACAACGTTTGCAGGCTCGTCCGTTCATACTTCCGTATGGACGGCCACCACATTCAGTTTAACGTTGTGGATGAAAAAATACTCAGGGAAGCTCAGACCAAACCTGAAAACTACAGAGACCTTATTGTAAGAGTCGCCGGCTACTCCGACTACTTCGTTGACATAACCGACGAATTACAGGAAGAGATCATCAGAAGGACAGAGCACCAGCATTAA
- a CDS encoding DMT family transporter: MSKGVFFIIAAAVLWGTTGTAQFFAPEGASPMTVGAFRLLVGGTGLLLLAVFSGSFKGGAPWNRLHVLLGGLAVAAYQVTFFTGVKLTGVAVGTIVAIGSAPVSAGILGYFILHEKIRMRWYVSSALAILGCALLALSGGGDIQISLPGIICAFGAGFSYALYALLTKLLIKDHNGTAAVGLIFFLGAVLLSPILFVSETGWIMSWQGAAVAVHLGLITTTASYILFAKGLRTVSVSATATLSLVEPLTATILGIFLVGEKINFMVGMGITCLFLGIAILIIKSRA; this comes from the coding sequence ATGAGCAAAGGCGTTTTTTTTATCATAGCGGCGGCGGTTCTCTGGGGAACTACAGGCACTGCGCAGTTTTTTGCCCCTGAAGGGGCATCCCCCATGACAGTCGGGGCTTTCAGACTTCTGGTAGGCGGAACAGGACTTCTTCTGCTTGCTGTTTTTTCCGGCAGCTTCAAGGGCGGTGCGCCCTGGAACAGGCTTCATGTGCTTTTGGGAGGGCTTGCTGTTGCGGCGTATCAGGTTACCTTTTTCACAGGGGTCAAGCTCACCGGAGTTGCAGTGGGAACCATAGTCGCAATAGGTTCCGCACCTGTCAGCGCGGGTATTCTGGGCTATTTCATTCTTCATGAAAAAATCAGGATGCGGTGGTACGTTTCCTCAGCCCTCGCTATTCTGGGATGTGCGCTCCTTGCACTTTCCGGCGGCGGGGATATACAGATCAGTCTGCCGGGAATAATATGCGCCTTCGGGGCGGGGTTCTCCTATGCGCTTTATGCGCTTCTCACCAAGTTGCTTATAAAGGATCATAACGGAACTGCCGCAGTGGGTTTAATATTTTTTCTGGGTGCGGTACTGCTTTCGCCGATTCTTTTTGTTTCTGAAACAGGCTGGATTATGAGCTGGCAGGGCGCGGCGGTTGCTGTTCATTTGGGGCTTATAACCACAACCGCGTCATATATACTGTTTGCGAAAGGACTCAGGACTGTTTCGGTTTCCGCAACTGCCACTCTTTCGCTGGTGGAACCGCTTACGGCAACTATTCTCGGCATATTCCTTGTCGGCGAAAAGATCAATTTCATGGTCGGAATGGGCATCACCTGCCTGTTTCTGGGCATAGCCATCCTTATAATAAAAAGCAGGGCTTAG
- the larC gene encoding nickel pincer cofactor biosynthesis protein LarC, whose product MKILYYDCFSGISGDMNLAAMIDLGVDADFLRAELSKLGLDGEFELRTCRDMRKGISGTRVDVVLKHHHDHRHHHHHRNLKDIEAVINGSALDDRVKSTALNIFLKVAEAEAKVHGKEVYEVHFHEVGATDSIVDIVGAAICFHALGVDEVRSSAVELGGGMVKCAHGLMPVPAPATAEILKGVPVTLGKVNKETCTPTGAAILTALTDKFCGVSGFTIQKTGYGIGHNDNEVPNVLRVFLAEAESGLKGEAVLLQCNIDDMTPEMLGAAMDLLMEEGASDVHFTPIIMKKNRPAVTVSVLCPEEDAARFRKLLFLHTTTLGIKSTLVRKDTLEISFEKLETPLGTVAMKNAVMDGKIIRSKPEFEDCRKLAEQHGIPLGEVYTQIGKCRK is encoded by the coding sequence ATGAAGATATTATATTACGACTGTTTTTCAGGCATCAGCGGGGATATGAACCTTGCCGCCATGATAGATCTCGGTGTGGATGCGGATTTTCTCCGTGCTGAGCTTTCAAAACTAGGCCTTGATGGAGAATTTGAGCTCAGAACATGCAGGGACATGCGCAAAGGCATCTCAGGGACAAGGGTTGATGTCGTGCTGAAACATCATCATGATCACAGGCATCACCATCATCACCGGAATCTGAAGGATATAGAAGCTGTGATCAACGGCAGCGCACTGGATGACAGGGTGAAGAGTACCGCTCTGAATATTTTCCTCAAAGTTGCCGAAGCCGAAGCCAAAGTGCACGGAAAAGAGGTGTACGAAGTACACTTCCATGAAGTGGGAGCCACAGACTCTATAGTGGATATAGTTGGCGCTGCCATATGCTTCCATGCACTCGGTGTTGATGAGGTGCGTTCCTCGGCTGTGGAGCTGGGCGGAGGTATGGTTAAATGTGCCCACGGGCTTATGCCTGTGCCCGCACCGGCAACAGCGGAGATTTTGAAGGGTGTGCCTGTTACCCTCGGCAAGGTTAATAAAGAAACCTGCACACCCACCGGGGCGGCGATTCTGACGGCATTAACGGATAAATTCTGCGGTGTGTCAGGCTTTACCATACAGAAAACAGGCTACGGAATAGGGCATAATGATAACGAAGTGCCGAATGTTCTCCGTGTTTTTCTTGCTGAGGCCGAAAGCGGTCTGAAAGGTGAGGCTGTTCTTCTGCAATGCAATATAGACGATATGACGCCTGAAATGCTGGGCGCAGCCATGGATCTTCTGATGGAAGAGGGTGCGTCTGATGTGCATTTTACACCGATTATCATGAAGAAAAACCGCCCTGCCGTTACAGTTTCCGTCTTATGCCCGGAAGAGGATGCAGCCCGTTTCAGGAAGCTTCTTTTTCTCCATACAACAACACTGGGCATAAAAAGCACGCTGGTACGCAAAGACACGCTTGAAATATCATTTGAAAAGCTGGAAACACCCCTCGGCACGGTAGCGATGAAAAATGCCGTTATGGACGGAAAAATAATCCGCTCCAAACCGGAATTTGAGGATTGCAGAAAGCTGGCTGAACAGCACGGAATCCCCCTTGGGGAAGTTTACACGCAGATAGGGAAGTGCAGGAAATAA
- a CDS encoding bifunctional nuclease family protein, whose protein sequence is MIEVGLKCVMREPLTGRCMILLESVSGLEILPIPVGEESANTLHSLLCGKEAENLSIFGITTDILSSLGSAFPERVVIDGYEDGVFTSKVFIIVNGEERSVDARPSDAVRFALLSKVPVYVAKRILFEKFRDRKLCFEKKGNCCK, encoded by the coding sequence ATGATAGAAGTCGGCTTAAAGTGTGTTATGCGGGAGCCGCTTACAGGCAGATGCATGATTCTGCTTGAATCAGTTTCGGGTCTGGAAATTTTGCCCATACCCGTGGGAGAGGAGAGCGCGAATACCCTGCATTCGCTTCTTTGCGGTAAAGAAGCTGAGAATCTGAGTATATTCGGCATTACCACGGATATACTTTCTTCTCTGGGCAGTGCATTTCCTGAAAGGGTTGTCATTGACGGCTATGAGGACGGAGTTTTTACTTCCAAGGTTTTTATCATTGTAAACGGAGAGGAACGCTCTGTGGATGCCAGACCCTCCGATGCTGTGCGTTTTGCACTCCTTTCAAAAGTTCCGGTTTATGTTGCGAAGAGAATCCTTTTTGAAAAGTTCAGGGACAGAAAACTCTGCTTTGAGAAGAAGGGCAACTGCTGCAAGTAA
- a CDS encoding TIR domain-containing protein — MTYRLFISHSWSYSDKYDGLIKLLNGAHNFEYFNHSVPKNDPVHSKTDRELKEAIEAKMRGVSCVLILAGVYATYSKWINIEIEIANDMNKPIIAIEYWGSERTSRTVKDNADKIVKWQTTSIVKAIQELCR, encoded by the coding sequence ATGACTTACAGACTTTTTATTAGTCATTCATGGAGTTACTCAGATAAGTACGATGGGTTAATTAAACTCCTCAATGGCGCTCATAATTTTGAATATTTTAACCACTCAGTTCCCAAAAATGATCCTGTGCATAGTAAGACAGATAGAGAGTTAAAAGAAGCGATTGAAGCAAAAATGAGAGGAGTTAGTTGTGTGCTAATCCTTGCTGGTGTCTATGCAACTTATAGCAAATGGATAAATATTGAGATTGAAATAGCAAATGACATGAACAAGCCAATTATTGCAATAGAATACTGGGGAAGTGAACGCACATCAAGAACTGTAAAAGATAATGCTGATAAAATTGTCAAGTGGCAAACAACATCTATTGTTAAAGCTATACAAGAGTTGTGCAGGTGA
- the larB gene encoding nickel pincer cofactor biosynthesis protein LarB, whose translation MDRLRELLNSIKEGGTSVEEGLAKLRDLPYADVGHTKFDLHRELRNGFPEVIYAENKTPEQVGDIFCGLKDKCNVLATRVSAETAEYVMKTCPGAEYNKLGRTLSFIKDAIHYKEGEIRIITAGTSDLPVAEEALVTCRMFGCRAELISDVGVAGIHRLFDKLEDIRKARVIIVTAGMEGALAGVVGGLVSQPVIAVPTSVGYGAAFGGISALLGMLTSCAGGITVVNIDNGFGAACAAMRIINSTQG comes from the coding sequence ATGGACAGGCTGAGAGAACTCCTAAACAGCATAAAAGAAGGCGGGACGAGTGTGGAGGAGGGGCTGGCGAAACTGCGCGATCTTCCATACGCCGATGTGGGGCATACCAAGTTTGACCTTCACAGAGAGCTCCGGAACGGGTTTCCCGAAGTTATTTACGCAGAAAACAAAACTCCGGAGCAGGTCGGGGATATTTTCTGCGGGCTCAAGGATAAATGCAATGTGCTTGCCACCCGCGTTTCCGCTGAGACGGCGGAGTATGTGATGAAAACCTGTCCCGGTGCTGAGTACAATAAGCTTGGACGCACCCTGAGTTTTATTAAGGATGCAATACACTACAAAGAAGGCGAAATCCGCATAATCACCGCCGGAACATCCGATCTGCCTGTTGCAGAGGAGGCGCTTGTCACCTGCCGCATGTTCGGGTGCAGGGCAGAACTTATTTCTGATGTGGGGGTTGCGGGCATACACCGGCTTTTTGATAAGCTGGAGGATATACGCAAAGCGAGGGTGATTATTGTCACAGCGGGAATGGAAGGCGCGCTGGCTGGTGTTGTAGGCGGCCTTGTTTCCCAGCCGGTGATCGCCGTGCCCACTTCTGTGGGTTACGGAGCGGCATTCGGCGGAATCTCCGCTCTGCTGGGCATGCTGACCTCATGCGCAGGCGGGATAACAGTGGTTAATATAGACAACGGCTTCGGCGCCGCGTGTGCCGCAATGCGGATTATAAATTCTACTCAAGGGTGA